NNNNNNNNNNNNNNNNNNNNNNNNNNNNNNNNNNNNNNNNNNNNNNNNNNNNNNNNNNNNNNNNNNNNNNNNNNNNNNNNNNNNNNNNNNNNNNNNNNNNNNNNNNNNNNNNNNNNNNNNNNNNNNNNNNNNNNNNNNNNNNNNNNNNNNNNNNNNNNNNNNNNNNNNNNNNNNNNNNNNNNNNNNNNNNNNNNNNNNNNNNNNNNNNNNNNNNNNNNNNNNNNNNNNNNNNNNNNNNNNNNNNNNNNNNNNNNNNNNNNNNNNNNNNNNNNNNNNNNNNNNNNNNNNNNNNNNNNNNNNNNNNNNNNNNNNNNNNNNNNNNNNNNNNNNNNNNNNNNNNNNNNNNNNNNNNNNNNNNNNNNNNNNNNNNNNNNNNNNNNNNNNNNNNNNNNNNNNNNNNNNNNNNNNNNNNNNNNNNNNNNNNNNNNNNNNNNNNNNNNNNNNNNNNNNNNNNNNNNNNNNNNNNNNNNNNNNNNNNNNNNNNNNNNNNNNNNNNNNNNNNNNNNNNNNNNNNNNNNNNNNNNNNNNNNNNNNNNNNNNNNNNNNNNNNNNNNNNNNNNNNNNNNNNNNNNNNNNNNNNNNNNNNNNNNNNNNNNNNNNNNNNNNNNNNNAGACCCCCCAAGGGTGGGGCCAGGGCACCGGAGGGGTCGTAGGGAGCTCACATGAGCCTTGGGAGTCTCCGGGGTCATNNNNNNNNNNNNNNNNNNNNTTTGGGGGTCCAGAACACAGGACACATGGGGGGTGGGAGGCTACCAGAAGATGTGGGGTAGGGGACGCACCATGGGATGCAGCCCAGCTGTTCCTTTGTCCCCACGCAGGGTGGCTCTGACCGGCCATGTCGTTCCCGTGGACCCCGCAGATGGACCCCCGTGCGGGATCGGTCTGCGAGGTGAGGTGCTGCTGCCCTTGGTGTCCCCATGCTGCAGAGACACAGTGGTAGCTGTAGCCGAGGAGCCCCAGGAGGTGATGACGACCCCGACTGAAGACTCGCCCAAGGTGGTGGACACAGAAGAGGACCACCACGAGGTGCCGTTGACTCTGACCGAGGAGTCCCCCAAGCTGCTGGTGCCCACAAACAAGGACCTCCCTGAggtccctgcagagcagctgagatgCAATGTGCCACGGGGGACTTGCCTGATCCACAACTGGCAGGAGGAGGTAAACCCGCGCCCCAAAACCAGCCCAGGGACCACCGTGAGCCCCTGCTCCCCATCCTGGGGATGCCCCAGAGTTTTGCAGGATGGGGAAGGAGCCTGACAGCACCCACCCTGAGGCTCAGCTGAGCACAGGCAGGGATGTTCGGGGGGAGGCTGCACTGGAGCAATGGTGCATGTTCCAGAAGCATCCATTTAGGCAAAAATTAGATGGAGGACACCCAAAATACTCATTGGGTGCCCCTAGACCCCTACATCCACAGGGCTGAGGTTTCCTCCACAAGGAGCTGTGAGTACTctgggacagtgactccataGTGCGCCCCACACTGTGTTCCCCAGAGAGCCACCAACCACCTGGACAATGTGGTACCACGGGAGTTGGGCAGCGAGGGCTTCATCTACCGGCATGGTCATCGTGGGCTGCTAGCCCCCCTACACCCACTGGTTTCAATGCCCTGCAGCACCACCAAGGATGCCTTCCACCCACCCCACAGAATCCCACTGCTGGCACAAGGTGCAGCCTcaaaaaaagggggagagggGTTGTGTGGTAGAGGGGGGTGTGTAATGTTGATGATGCTGGCACCCCACAGGGCAGCGGGAAGCCATGCTGGAGAGGATGCTGTACCAGAAGTACCAGTGAGCCTGTGGGACCTCAAGAGAGGCCCAGTCCAATATTGGGCATGGGGAGGGGGGACCTGGGCACCCCACACACTCCCACtgccctgcaggcaggagctgatGGAGGAGATCCATCCACCGCCTGATCCCATGGAGACCCTCTCCACCACACACCGGGATTATCAGGCGGGGGGCTTCCAGCCCACACCCCCACTCACCACTCAGGTACTGCCTGCCACCCTGCATCCCAAAGAGAGAGTCTCCACACTATCCCCCAACTCAAAGGggatttcccctttttttctgcagcccCACAACTACCTCATGGAGCAGCCCCGCAGCTTCTGGCTGGAGCGAGCCCACAGCGTGACCGTGAGTACCCACGCCCTGACCCACCACCTTGCTGTACCCACTGCTCACAAAGGTCTCTGTATCTCTCCCCTTCAGGGTGTCACCTGCATCCTCACTGGGGACAGTCCCTTCCGTAGGAACACCGCCTTCTCCACCCCCATCACCGAGTATCTCGAGCAGCCCCTGCTCTATGAGGCAGCTATCCGCCAGCCGCGGCACAGCATGCAATAAAGAGCAGgggccagcactgctgctggcacactGGTGTTCTCTGGGATGTCCCCAGAGCAGTCTGTGGGGACCCCAAATCCCAGTGCAAAGGGGCTCTCTGTGGGACAGCACACCACAAAATGTGGCACATCCCCTGGGACGTGTCCCTCCATAGTGTCCACAGTGGATGTCACATATCCCCATCCTTATTCCAAGATAGGTGACACAGCCCATCCCTATTCCCAGGTGGGTGACTTGCATTCCCCATTCCCGTGTCCTCATCCCTGTCCCCAAGAGGATGACATGCAACCCCATCCTTCTACCCTTGGTGAGTGACAAGTGTCTCCAACTCTGTCCTCAGCCCCAGGTGGATGATATGTGTCCCCATTCCCAAACTAGTGACacacatccccatccccataTTAGTGACATATCTCCttccccatcctgtccccaggTGGGTGAtgtgtgtccccatccccatccttaCCCCTAGTGGGTGATGTGTCCCCATCCAGCTGCCCCAGGGCTGCAATTCTGGCCACGCACCCCACCCTCCAAGGCCCACACCTCACTGggacaaagcaaagcacagaagcTGGGAACAGCAGGACTAAGGGCAATTTGTATTTCAACAAAATAGTCTGTGCGCACGCTTATATTTACACCTGGGAAGGGGATATTTACAGGGCTGGGGTGTAGGGGAGGGCTATATACATGGGGAGGTATGGAGAGGAGCAGCAAAATCTAAGCCTGTCCCACTCCTTTCCTCTCTGGGAAAGGGGTGAGACAGGTGCAGGGGGAGCTGAGTACTGAAAAGAGAAGGCAAAGTGCCCTGGAGGGCAGCCAGGCCCTGGGGACAGCTCAGACCCGCTGAGCCACAGAGGTTGGGGATGGGGAGTCAGGACCCGAGAGGCTGGGGTGGCTGGGAGGCTCCTCCCACCCAGGGGGCAGCAGGAGGCTTGGAGGGAGCTTTGCTGGTGCTGATGGAGGGGACGGGAGGTGCAGTGCCCACTGACCCCCCATGCCCCAGTACTGCTGCGGAGGGTCCCGGTGCACCCCAGGGGTGGGAGGTTCCGCTGAGCTCACACAGCTTTGGGGTCTTTCCGCTCACCCAGCAGCCAGTACGTCCGCATCTTCCCCTTGCCCTGAATGGGGGGAAATGGTCAGACCCCCCCAGGACCGCTGTCACCACAGTGCCATCCCCAGCACTGCATCCTCACCTTCATCTCCACATCTCCACGCAGCTCCAGCTCAAAGCAGCCAAACTCATCCAGGACTTCTTTGGTGGTGGAGGAGACATGGATCTTCAGGGCTGGAGTGGAAAGGGACATGGATGGGGCTAGGAATTGGATGTACCTGTGGTGCTTAAAGCAGGGTTGGGTACCGACAGCACTATGGCTCACCCTGTCCATTGGACTCCATGCGGGACGCCGTGTTCACTGTATCCCCAAACAGGCAGTACCGCGGCATCTTCAGCCCCACCACTCCTGCGCAAACGGGACCTGGAGGCACCGAGATGCTCAGGGATGGCAAAAGGGCAGAGAGCATCCCACCATCCCCAGCCCTATGGTGCAGCAGCCTCCCAACACCCTGGGGCTCACCGGTGTGAATGCCGATGCGCAGACGCAGTTGGTCATTAGGCCGGTGCCGGATTTTGAAGGTTTTGACAGCTTCC
The sequence above is a segment of the Meleagris gallopavo isolate NT-WF06-2002-E0010 breed Aviagen turkey brand Nicholas breeding stock unplaced genomic scaffold, Turkey_5.1 ChrUn_random_7180001874376, whole genome shotgun sequence genome. Coding sequences within it:
- the SPAG8 gene encoding sperm-associated antigen 8 — translated: MTTPTEDSPKVVDTEEDHHEVPLTLTEESPKLLVPTNKDLPEVPAEQLRCNVPRGTCLIHNWQEERATNHLDNVVPRELGSEGFIYRHGHRGLLAPLHPLVSMPCSTTKDAFHPPHRIPLLAQGQREAMLERMLYQKYQQELMEEIHPPPDPMETLSTTHRDYQAGGFQPTPPLTTQPHNYLMEQPRSFWLERAHSVTGVTCILTGDSPFRRNTAFSTPITEYLEQPLLYEAAIRQPRHSMQ